A portion of the Gammaproteobacteria bacterium genome contains these proteins:
- a CDS encoding ATPase, T2SS/T4P/T4SS family — protein sequence MNPQSTPGNPRSTPKLLGRILLDTGAIGREALTRALQEQRQTGERLGTTLVRMKACGEEEVAQALAQQLNLPYLPPPLEAGEDALPRVGESLARSKTVLPLLVEERVLRLAMADPLDLATADDVQFRTGMQVEPVVASRSAISEALDRALGGGLQVFVAALPGEEARESRGYVRGEAQAPAVQLVDRVLSEAVAVGASDVHLERHGEQLRVRLRVDGVLRHAVKLPKWSREAVLSRVKILGGMDISVKQRPQDGGFTYDREGRHFRVRVSTIPVDQGEKAVLRILDPGRAPTDLEEVGLGEEDLAAVRAMLARRQGVILAAGPTGSGKSTTLFGALGELDRKRQNVVTLEDPIEYRLDGVNQVQVRPKAGLTFPVALRAVLRQDPDVVMVGEIRDRETAEIAMAAAVTGHLVLSSIHTIDAPGAIARLLNMGVPAYLVAGGLSGVIAQRLVRRACPACRGTGRACDQCGDGFRGRIGIFQVLVMTDRLRDEVGAGASTSALRELALAAGMGSMAGDARRKLAEGLTTPHEVGRVIGGAATTPLVCAECGEELPPACLGCPGCGAPRVPTCACGRELKGAWRFCPDCLRPATPASAASAPPAP from the coding sequence GTGAATCCGCAAAGCACGCCCGGAAATCCCCGCAGCACGCCCAAGCTCCTGGGTCGGATCCTGCTCGACACCGGCGCGATTGGCCGGGAAGCGCTTACGCGCGCACTGCAGGAGCAGCGGCAGACCGGCGAGCGCCTGGGGACGACGCTGGTTCGCATGAAGGCCTGTGGCGAAGAGGAGGTGGCGCAGGCGCTCGCGCAGCAGTTGAACCTCCCCTACCTTCCGCCTCCGCTGGAGGCTGGCGAGGATGCGCTGCCGCGCGTGGGGGAGAGCCTGGCGCGGTCGAAGACCGTGCTTCCGCTGCTCGTGGAGGAGCGGGTTCTGCGGCTGGCCATGGCCGATCCGCTGGATCTCGCCACGGCGGACGACGTGCAGTTCCGCACCGGGATGCAGGTCGAGCCCGTAGTGGCCTCCCGTTCGGCGATCTCGGAGGCGCTGGACCGGGCTCTCGGCGGCGGCCTGCAGGTCTTTGTCGCGGCGCTGCCCGGGGAGGAGGCCCGCGAAAGCCGCGGCTACGTCCGGGGAGAGGCCCAGGCGCCGGCTGTGCAGCTGGTCGACCGCGTCCTGAGCGAAGCGGTCGCCGTGGGGGCCAGCGACGTGCACCTGGAGCGGCACGGCGAGCAGTTGCGGGTGCGGCTGCGCGTGGACGGGGTTCTGCGGCACGCGGTGAAACTGCCCAAATGGTCTCGGGAAGCGGTGCTCTCGCGGGTCAAGATCCTGGGCGGCATGGACATTTCGGTGAAGCAGCGTCCCCAGGACGGAGGCTTCACCTACGACCGCGAAGGCCGTCACTTCCGCGTCCGCGTTTCCACGATTCCGGTCGACCAGGGGGAGAAGGCGGTCCTGCGCATCCTGGACCCGGGGCGGGCGCCCACCGACCTGGAAGAGGTGGGGCTCGGGGAGGAGGATCTCGCCGCGGTGCGGGCCATGCTCGCCCGGCGGCAAGGGGTGATTCTGGCGGCGGGCCCCACCGGCAGCGGGAAGAGCACGACGCTGTTCGGCGCGCTGGGCGAACTGGACCGGAAGCGGCAGAACGTCGTCACCCTCGAGGATCCGATCGAGTACCGGCTGGACGGCGTCAACCAGGTGCAGGTGCGTCCGAAGGCGGGGCTCACCTTTCCGGTGGCGCTGCGGGCGGTGCTGCGTCAGGACCCGGATGTGGTCATGGTGGGCGAGATCCGCGACCGCGAGACCGCCGAGATCGCGATGGCCGCCGCGGTGACCGGGCACCTGGTGCTGTCGAGCATCCACACCATCGACGCGCCCGGCGCCATCGCCCGGCTCCTCAACATGGGGGTGCCCGCATATCTGGTGGCGGGGGGCCTGAGCGGCGTGATCGCGCAACGTCTTGTACGCCGCGCCTGCCCCGCATGCCGGGGGACAGGCCGCGCCTGCGACCAGTGCGGGGACGGGTTCCGCGGCCGCATCGGCATCTTCCAGGTGCTGGTCATGACCGACCGTCTCCGCGACGAGGTGGGTGCCGGCGCCTCCACCTCCGCGCTGCGGGAGCTCGCGCTCGCGGCCGGGATGGGGTCCATGGCCGGGGATGCCCGCAGGAAGCTGGCGGAGGGCCTCACCACCCCCCACGAAGTGGGCAGGGTCATCGGGGGCGCGGCCACCACCCCGCTTGTCTGCGCGGAGTGCGGGGAGGAGTTGCCGCCGGCCTGCCTGGGATGCCCCGGGTGCGGGGCGCCTCGGGTGCCGACGTGCGCCTGTGGGCGGGAACTCAAGGGCGCGTGGCGCTTCTGTCCGGACTGTTTGCGCCCGGCTACGCCCGCCTCCGCGGCCAGCGCTCCACCCGCACCGTGA
- a CDS encoding TAXI family TRAP transporter solute-binding subunit, with product MTRSNFIACALMAALTAAGCGDGAGGGRQFRSVGTAGTGGIYYPLGGTIASRLSVLDSTSQYTAEVTGGSVENIARLNARQMDLAIALSVTMYEAYRGMGDYDEPIPGLRVVAPLYPNITHVMVPEGSTVTDISELRGGRVSVGSAGSGTEQSSRQLLLAHGITYDDINVQYLTFTESANALRDGAIDGSIISVGYPAAAVLEATTTGGARLLALSDEAIETMTSSYPYYARGELPGGIYPGAEEPLQTIAMMNWIISMDYLEAPVVNHVLGILENEREILVRVSRMVEQVDFAFLDDAPVPLHSATEAWLADR from the coding sequence GTGACCAGAAGCAATTTCATCGCGTGCGCCCTGATGGCGGCCCTGACTGCGGCCGGATGCGGCGACGGAGCCGGCGGCGGCAGACAGTTCCGGAGCGTCGGCACCGCGGGCACCGGCGGCATCTACTATCCGCTGGGCGGCACCATCGCCAGCCGGCTCTCGGTGCTCGACAGCACCAGCCAGTACACCGCAGAAGTGACCGGCGGCTCGGTCGAGAACATCGCCCGCCTCAACGCGCGGCAGATGGACCTCGCCATCGCGCTTTCGGTCACCATGTACGAGGCCTACCGCGGCATGGGGGACTACGACGAGCCGATCCCGGGGCTGCGCGTGGTTGCGCCGCTCTACCCCAACATCACCCACGTGATGGTGCCGGAGGGATCCACGGTAACCGACATCTCCGAGCTGCGCGGAGGGCGGGTGAGCGTGGGATCAGCGGGAAGCGGCACCGAACAGTCGTCGCGTCAGCTGCTGCTCGCGCACGGCATCACATACGACGACATCAACGTCCAGTACCTCACCTTCACCGAATCGGCGAACGCGTTGCGGGACGGCGCCATCGACGGGTCCATCATTTCGGTGGGATACCCGGCCGCGGCGGTCCTCGAGGCGACCACCACCGGCGGGGCGCGCCTGCTCGCACTCTCCGACGAGGCCATCGAGACGATGACCTCCTCCTATCCGTATTACGCGCGCGGAGAGCTTCCGGGCGGGATCTATCCGGGCGCGGAGGAGCCGCTTCAGACCATCGCGATGATGAACTGGATCATCTCCATGGATTATCTGGAGGCGCCGGTGGTGAACCACGTGCTCGGGATTCTCGAGAACGAAAGGGAGATCCTGGTCCGGGTCAGCCGCATGGTCGAGCAGGTGGACTTCGCTTTTCTGGATGACGCTCCCGTTCCGCTGCACTCGGCGACCGAGGCGTGGCTGGCCGATCGGTAG
- a CDS encoding amidohydrolase produces the protein MAGRSVAGGRLAVGALALAILLAAACGRSAEAPADLILTGGDVLTLGSPGVVEALAVRGDRVVAAATSQEVGRLAGPATRVVELAGRTVLPGLADNHYHGIGGGPGVDLSGARSLGDIIDAVAAAARETPPGEVIVTNSDWHEGQLTEQRLPYRDDLDLAAPEHPVVVVRGGHQYVLNSAALAHWRIDESTPEVPGGRIGRDPDGRLNGELVDRAKDLVTLPPRPIPDPATLLDGLADEHTRLNARGLTAIRYPGGSAGQYRALERLREQGRLNLRVNYLLRGPRAGSVDALTEALATWPAMSEGDEWLRVGGVKLGVDGGFEGGLMRDPYEEPWGEGGTFHGLQTVPTDDYIATVRELHRQGWRVATHAVGDAAIDLVLDGYEAANTDAPIAGRRWVIEHGFIPRDDQLPRMRDLGLAVTAQHHLYVAAPSLVEYWGADRAAWTTPVRAYLDAGIPVSLGSDSPVVPWDPWSVLHHFTTRGTISAGVHGPSQRITRQEALRAMTQGYAHLTFEEADKGTLEVGRLADLVVTSEHYLDCADPCLETMQVDMTVVGGRVVYER, from the coding sequence GTGGCTGGCCGATCGGTAGCGGGCGGGCGCCTCGCCGTCGGGGCGCTCGCGCTGGCGATCCTCCTGGCGGCGGCGTGCGGCCGCTCCGCGGAGGCGCCGGCCGACCTGATCCTCACGGGCGGCGATGTCCTGACCCTGGGGTCCCCCGGGGTGGTCGAGGCGCTCGCGGTCCGGGGCGACCGCGTGGTGGCCGCCGCGACCTCGCAGGAGGTGGGCCGGCTGGCCGGACCCGCTACGCGGGTGGTGGAGTTGGCAGGGCGCACGGTCCTGCCCGGTCTGGCCGACAACCACTACCACGGCATCGGCGGTGGTCCCGGGGTCGACCTGTCCGGGGCGCGGTCGCTCGGGGACATCATCGACGCAGTCGCGGCCGCCGCGCGCGAGACGCCACCCGGCGAGGTGATCGTCACCAACTCGGACTGGCATGAAGGCCAGCTGACCGAACAGCGGCTCCCGTACCGCGACGACCTCGACCTGGCCGCGCCCGAGCACCCGGTCGTGGTGGTGCGCGGCGGCCACCAGTACGTGCTGAACAGCGCCGCGCTGGCGCACTGGCGGATCGACGAGTCGACCCCGGAGGTCCCGGGTGGCCGCATCGGCCGCGACCCGGACGGCCGCCTCAACGGCGAGCTGGTCGACCGCGCCAAGGATCTGGTCACTCTGCCGCCCAGACCTATTCCCGACCCCGCCACCCTCCTCGACGGCCTGGCCGACGAGCACACCCGGCTGAACGCGCGCGGCCTGACCGCCATCCGCTATCCGGGCGGGTCGGCCGGCCAGTACCGCGCCCTCGAGCGCCTGCGGGAGCAGGGCCGCCTGAACCTGCGCGTCAACTACCTGCTGCGTGGGCCGCGCGCCGGCAGCGTCGACGCACTCACCGAAGCCCTGGCAACCTGGCCGGCCATGAGTGAGGGCGACGAGTGGCTCCGCGTCGGCGGAGTCAAGCTCGGCGTGGACGGGGGCTTCGAGGGCGGCCTGATGCGCGACCCGTACGAGGAGCCGTGGGGGGAGGGCGGCACCTTCCACGGCCTGCAGACCGTCCCCACCGACGACTACATCGCCACCGTCCGCGAACTCCATCGCCAAGGCTGGCGCGTCGCCACCCACGCCGTGGGAGACGCCGCCATCGACCTCGTCCTCGACGGCTACGAGGCCGCCAACACCGACGCACCCATCGCCGGCCGGCGCTGGGTAATCGAGCACGGTTTCATCCCGCGCGACGACCAGCTCCCGCGCATGCGCGACCTCGGCCTCGCCGTCACCGCCCAGCACCACCTGTACGTCGCCGCCCCCAGCCTGGTGGAATACTGGGGCGCCGACCGCGCCGCCTGGACCACGCCCGTGCGCGCCTACCTCGACGCCGGCATCCCGGTCTCCCTGGGCAGCGACTCGCCCGTCGTCCCGTGGGACCCCTGGTCCGTGCTCCACCACTTCACCACGCGGGGAACCATCAGCGCCGGCGTCCACGGCCCCTCCCAGCGCATCACCCGCCAGGAGGCCCTGCGCGCGATGACGCAGGGGTACGCCCACCTCACCTTCGAGGAAGCCGACAAGGGCACGCTGGAGGTGGGCAGGCTCGCCGACCTGGTGGTCACCTCGGAGCACTACCTCGACTGCGCCGATCCCTGCCTGGAGACCATGCAGGTCGACATGACGGTCGTGGGGGGAAGGGTGGTGTACGAGCGGTAG
- the menC gene encoding o-succinylbenzoate synthase, whose translation MRIDAIEVREIRLPLRERFEISSGYSEERRILLVRLHANGVTGWAECVAGEDPGYSYETTDTAWHILAEFLIPALLGAEVTEPADVERLLAHVRGHPMAKACLEMASWDLEGRKRGLSLAEALGGSGEPVPVGVSVGLQKSDDLLVEKVGEFLAAGYRKIKLKIKPGRDVEMVRAVRGAFPEAPLMVDANSAYTLADRERLAEMDDLDLLMIEQPLAHDDLHRHARLQEALQTPICLDESIRSAGDAELALELGSCRIINIKPGRVGGFGSSRRIHDLCRARGVPVWCGGMLESGVGRAFNIALATLPGFTIPGDISASRRYWERDIVDPEFEVFDGMMTPPAGPGIGVTPDQRRIDRLTVRVERWPRRRA comes from the coding sequence GTGAGAATCGACGCGATCGAAGTCCGGGAGATCCGGCTCCCTCTGCGAGAGCGGTTCGAGATCTCGAGCGGATACTCCGAGGAGCGGCGCATCCTGCTGGTCAGGTTGCACGCCAACGGGGTGACCGGGTGGGCCGAGTGCGTGGCGGGCGAGGATCCGGGCTACTCGTACGAGACCACGGACACCGCCTGGCACATCCTCGCGGAGTTTCTCATCCCCGCGCTCCTGGGCGCGGAGGTGACGGAGCCTGCGGACGTCGAGCGGCTGCTCGCGCACGTTCGCGGCCATCCCATGGCCAAGGCGTGTCTCGAGATGGCGTCGTGGGACCTGGAAGGGCGGAAAAGAGGCCTCTCTCTCGCGGAAGCCCTTGGAGGCTCCGGTGAACCCGTGCCTGTGGGGGTAAGCGTCGGGCTGCAGAAGAGCGACGACCTCCTGGTCGAGAAAGTCGGGGAGTTCCTGGCGGCGGGCTATCGCAAGATCAAGCTCAAGATCAAGCCGGGAAGGGACGTTGAGATGGTGCGCGCGGTGCGCGGGGCGTTCCCCGAAGCACCGCTCATGGTGGATGCCAACTCCGCGTACACGCTGGCCGACCGGGAACGCCTTGCAGAAATGGACGATCTCGATCTGCTGATGATCGAGCAGCCCCTCGCCCACGACGACCTGCACCGGCACGCGCGCCTCCAGGAGGCGCTCCAGACCCCGATCTGCCTCGACGAGTCGATCCGCTCGGCCGGAGACGCGGAGTTGGCGCTTGAGCTGGGAAGCTGCCGCATCATCAACATCAAGCCGGGCCGGGTGGGCGGTTTCGGCTCGTCGCGCCGCATTCACGACCTGTGCCGTGCGCGCGGCGTCCCGGTGTGGTGCGGCGGGATGCTCGAGTCGGGGGTCGGGAGGGCCTTCAACATCGCGCTCGCCACGCTGCCCGGCTTCACGATCCCCGGCGACATCTCGGCCAGCCGGCGCTACTGGGAGCGCGACATCGTCGACCCCGAGTTCGAGGTGTTCGACGGGATGATGACGCCCCCCGCCGGACCCGGGATCGGGGTGACTCCCGACCAGCGGCGCATCGACCGGCTCACGGTGCGGGTGGAGCGCTGGCCGCGGAGGCGGGCGTAG
- a CDS encoding AAA family ATPase — MSYHRTLDIDLPPGQSAFLWGARQTGKSTYLRERFRDSVYVDLLDFDVVLRLSARPSRLGEELSSVPEALSKPVIVDEIQKVPGLLDEVHRLIESRRMAFVLCGSSARKVRHAGVNLLGGRAWRFEMFPLTWPEIPDFDLLRAMNDGLLPGIYGKPHAHRSLAAYVRDYLTQEIIQEALTRNAAAFLRFFEALRYCHGALLNYSAIAADCGVSAKTVRTYFEIFQDTLVGYLIYPFHRRAGRQSISATPRFYLFDVGIAGHVCGRRLTAPGGAEFGRAFEHFILLEIIASRSYQEKDFPIQFWRTKTKLEVDFVLGRGEVAVEVKSRVRRGDLRSMRAFMEEFAPRRAIVVSAANDRRRIDGIEIMPYAHFLRLLHAGEIL; from the coding sequence ATGAGTTATCACAGGACGCTCGATATTGACCTTCCGCCGGGGCAGTCCGCATTCCTTTGGGGTGCGCGCCAGACGGGCAAGTCCACGTACCTCCGTGAGCGATTCCGGGACAGCGTCTACGTCGACTTGCTGGACTTCGACGTCGTGCTGCGCCTGAGCGCTCGGCCATCGCGCCTGGGCGAAGAGTTGTCGTCGGTGCCGGAAGCTCTCTCGAAACCGGTGATCGTCGACGAAATCCAGAAGGTGCCCGGCTTGCTGGACGAGGTGCACCGGCTTATCGAGTCCCGCCGCATGGCGTTCGTGCTCTGTGGTTCGAGCGCCCGCAAGGTGCGGCACGCGGGCGTCAATCTGCTTGGAGGGAGGGCCTGGCGGTTCGAGATGTTCCCGCTGACGTGGCCCGAGATTCCGGACTTCGATCTTCTGCGGGCGATGAACGACGGGCTGCTGCCGGGGATCTACGGCAAACCGCACGCGCATCGCTCGCTTGCCGCGTACGTGCGCGACTACCTCACCCAGGAGATCATCCAGGAAGCTCTCACCCGCAACGCGGCGGCTTTCCTTCGGTTCTTCGAGGCGCTGCGGTATTGCCACGGCGCACTGCTGAACTATTCGGCCATCGCCGCCGATTGCGGGGTCAGCGCGAAGACCGTGCGCACGTACTTCGAGATTTTCCAGGACACCCTGGTTGGCTACCTGATCTACCCGTTCCATCGCCGCGCCGGACGCCAGAGCATCTCAGCGACACCGAGGTTCTACCTCTTCGACGTCGGGATAGCGGGACATGTATGCGGAAGAAGACTCACCGCGCCGGGAGGAGCGGAGTTCGGCCGCGCGTTCGAACACTTCATCCTGCTGGAGATCATCGCGTCACGCAGCTACCAGGAAAAGGACTTCCCCATCCAGTTCTGGCGCACGAAGACCAAGCTGGAGGTGGACTTCGTGCTCGGTCGCGGCGAGGTGGCCGTGGAGGTGAAGAGCCGCGTTCGGCGGGGAGACCTGCGGTCGATGAGGGCGTTCATGGAGGAGTTCGCGCCGCGCCGGGCGATCGTCGTCAGCGCCGCGAACGACCGCCGCCGGATCGATGGCATCGAGATCATGCCCTACGCCCACTTTCTGCGGCTGCTACATGCCGGCGAGATTCTGTGA
- a CDS encoding TRAP transporter fused permease subunit: MIRRIVLAIALIAACYHLYVAGVAPFTALIQRPVHLALMASLGFLGLGVRGARGLYRKPGTVQEPGGGFALRHAVSLLLLVGTVLSCAYLVSENEALVSRSANPTTLDLIAAAITLVAVLELARRATGWGIVAVAILSITYALAGPWLPGILAHRGYGPQRLLEQLYLSTEGIWGIPLGVSADFVYLFVFFGAVLDMAGGGALLIALADRVAGRTRGGPAKTAAVASAFMGSLSGSAVANVVTTGTFTIPLMRRAGFRPFFAGAIEAAASTGGQLMPPVMGAGAFILATWTNIPYRTVALAAAIPAILYYLALFAAIHFRAEQQGLDPVIDKDRPSVISKLHLLIPLLIIVTLLAQGRSPMRAAFWGVSTALLLSLAVPSTRMKRSDYLKATLAGATGAVQVAAACAAAGIVVGVASLTGIGLRMSEFIVVISQGQLFPALLLTAAGSIILGMGLPTTAAYVVLAALGAPALVELGVPLLAAHLFIFYFGCISNVTPPVSLAAYAAAGVASSPPMRTALTAMLLAMAGFLVPFLFVYAPPLLLEGSLFEILLTSGTGALGISAMAGAAIGYIRRPLAVWERAAVVVAGAALFGPSQMLDVVGALLGIGLWLWLGSRAETSAPQGQN; this comes from the coding sequence ATGATCCGACGCATCGTCCTCGCCATAGCCCTGATTGCGGCCTGCTACCACCTCTATGTGGCGGGGGTGGCGCCCTTTACCGCGCTCATCCAGCGTCCGGTCCACCTCGCGCTCATGGCGTCGCTGGGGTTCCTGGGCCTGGGGGTTCGAGGCGCGCGCGGGCTGTACCGGAAGCCCGGCACGGTGCAAGAACCCGGCGGCGGCTTCGCGCTGCGGCACGCGGTTTCCCTGCTGCTGCTGGTAGGCACGGTTCTCAGCTGCGCCTACCTGGTCTCGGAGAACGAGGCTCTGGTGAGCCGGTCGGCCAATCCCACCACCCTCGACCTGATCGCCGCCGCGATCACGCTGGTGGCGGTGCTCGAGCTGGCGCGCAGGGCCACGGGGTGGGGCATCGTGGCGGTGGCGATCCTGTCCATCACCTACGCCCTCGCCGGACCCTGGCTGCCCGGGATTCTGGCACACCGCGGCTACGGTCCCCAGCGGCTGCTGGAACAGCTCTACCTCTCCACCGAGGGAATCTGGGGCATTCCGCTGGGGGTCTCGGCGGACTTCGTCTACCTGTTCGTCTTCTTCGGAGCAGTGCTGGACATGGCGGGGGGCGGGGCACTCCTGATCGCGCTCGCCGACCGGGTCGCGGGACGGACGAGGGGCGGACCGGCCAAGACCGCGGCGGTCGCGAGCGCGTTCATGGGCTCGCTGTCGGGCAGCGCGGTGGCCAACGTGGTGACCACCGGCACCTTCACCATCCCGCTCATGCGCCGGGCGGGGTTCCGGCCCTTCTTCGCGGGCGCCATCGAGGCGGCGGCGAGCACGGGCGGGCAGCTCATGCCCCCGGTGATGGGGGCAGGCGCGTTCATCCTGGCGACCTGGACCAACATCCCGTACCGCACGGTCGCGCTGGCGGCGGCCATCCCGGCCATTCTGTACTACCTGGCCCTGTTCGCCGCCATCCACTTCCGGGCGGAGCAGCAGGGGCTCGACCCCGTGATCGACAAGGACCGCCCTTCGGTCATCAGCAAGCTGCACCTCCTCATCCCGCTCCTGATCATCGTCACGCTGCTTGCGCAGGGCCGCTCACCCATGCGTGCCGCGTTCTGGGGTGTAAGCACGGCGCTCCTGCTCTCGCTGGCGGTGCCCTCGACCCGAATGAAGCGCAGCGATTACCTGAAGGCAACCCTCGCCGGTGCTACCGGCGCCGTGCAGGTGGCGGCGGCGTGCGCGGCGGCGGGGATCGTGGTGGGGGTGGCGTCGCTGACCGGGATCGGGCTGCGCATGTCGGAGTTCATCGTGGTCATCTCGCAGGGTCAGCTCTTCCCTGCTTTGCTGCTGACGGCGGCGGGCTCGATCATCCTGGGAATGGGGCTGCCGACGACGGCCGCGTACGTGGTGCTGGCCGCGCTCGGGGCCCCGGCGCTGGTGGAACTGGGCGTGCCCCTGCTGGCCGCGCACCTGTTCATCTTCTACTTCGGCTGCATCTCCAATGTGACCCCACCGGTGTCGCTGGCGGCGTACGCGGCGGCCGGAGTGGCATCCTCTCCGCCCATGCGCACGGCGCTCACCGCCATGCTCCTCGCCATGGCGGGATTCCTGGTGCCGTTCCTATTCGTCTATGCACCGCCGCTCCTGCTGGAAGGATCTCTTTTTGAGATTCTGCTCACCTCGGGTACGGGCGCCCTGGGAATCAGCGCCATGGCCGGAGCTGCGATCGGCTACATCCGAAGGCCGCTGGCGGTGTGGGAGCGCGCCGCGGTGGTGGTCGCGGGCGCGGCTCTCTTCGGGCCCTCGCAGATGCTTGACGTCGTCGGCGCGTTGCTTGGAATCGGGCTCTGGCTCTGGCTGGGAAGCAGGGCGGAGACTTCCGCGCCGCAGGGCCAGAACTGA
- a CDS encoding FAD-dependent oxidoreductase: MTGKKLDSLHVAIVGAGPVGIEAALAAAEAGVSFILYEAGAHVGNNVLSWGHVALFTGWDLNVSPRMRRWLRRAGREIPSGGEPPTGRDLVRRVLRPIAALPAVGDRLRLGTRVLSVAREGLLKHEEIASAERANLPFRLLVRTSDGERIDRADMVVDCTGTWDVPNALGEGGIPAPGEAAAEDRIVRHIPDFEANPGEWAGKRILLVGGGHSAQTVARSLAALAEGNPATRVTWALRHPELRLQPIAGDRLPARSRLTRAARQLATSDVSGLEVLPGFTVNGMERNGDGLNVTLRRRDGSTAVRRVNRIVSMCGYVGDHGLYRQLQVHECYATAAPMKLSAALLAGSAGDDCMDQTSFGASTLGNPEPGFLILGSKSYGRNSTFLMRVGWEQVDEVFGPLGARTTPASAR, from the coding sequence ATGACCGGGAAGAAGCTCGACTCGCTCCACGTGGCCATCGTCGGCGCCGGTCCCGTGGGGATCGAGGCGGCGCTGGCCGCTGCCGAAGCCGGCGTGTCGTTCATCCTGTACGAAGCCGGTGCGCATGTCGGCAACAACGTGCTCTCGTGGGGACACGTCGCCCTGTTCACGGGCTGGGACCTGAACGTGTCGCCGCGGATGCGGCGCTGGCTGCGGCGCGCGGGGCGCGAGATACCTTCCGGAGGCGAGCCCCCGACCGGACGTGACCTGGTCAGGAGAGTGCTTCGGCCGATCGCGGCCCTGCCCGCCGTCGGCGACCGCCTGCGCCTCGGCACGCGGGTGCTGTCCGTGGCCCGCGAAGGACTCCTGAAGCACGAAGAGATCGCCAGCGCCGAGCGCGCCAATCTGCCGTTCCGCCTACTGGTGCGCACCTCCGACGGAGAGCGCATCGACCGCGCGGACATGGTGGTCGACTGCACGGGCACCTGGGACGTTCCCAACGCGCTTGGCGAAGGCGGCATTCCGGCTCCGGGAGAGGCGGCTGCAGAAGACCGGATCGTCCGGCACATTCCGGACTTCGAAGCCAATCCGGGCGAATGGGCCGGGAAGCGCATCCTGCTCGTCGGGGGAGGTCATTCGGCACAGACGGTCGCGCGATCGCTCGCGGCCCTCGCCGAGGGCAATCCGGCGACCCGCGTGACCTGGGCGCTCAGGCATCCCGAGCTGCGCCTCCAGCCGATCGCCGGCGACCGGCTGCCCGCGCGCAGCCGTCTCACCCGCGCCGCCCGCCAGTTGGCCACAAGCGATGTGTCCGGCCTCGAAGTCCTTCCGGGTTTCACGGTCAACGGAATGGAGCGCAACGGCGATGGTCTCAACGTGACCCTGAGGCGGCGGGACGGCTCCACTGCCGTGCGCCGGGTCAACCGGATCGTCTCCATGTGCGGCTACGTCGGCGACCACGGCCTCTACCGGCAGCTTCAGGTGCACGAGTGCTACGCGACGGCGGCGCCGATGAAGCTGTCCGCGGCGCTGCTGGCCGGCTCCGCGGGCGACGACTGCATGGACCAGACGAGCTTCGGCGCCAGCACGCTCGGCAACCCGGAGCCCGGCTTCCTGATTCTGGGATCCAAGTCGTACGGCAGGAACAGCACCTTCCTCATGCGCGTGGGGTGGGAGCAGGTGGACGAGGTCTTCGGGCCGCTGGGAGCACGGACGACGCCGGCCTCCGCCCGGTGA
- a CDS encoding YIP1 family protein — MSDSSSPSLPSLPGRIVAVFVSPGRLFAQLRDKPVWGATMVLLVVLNVIMMFLLPAELFEAQIRQSVADAGMGEDEIAVAVTVGRYAGIAMAGVMGAVGSFVVGTVLFFVFATMLGDKGRFRQYLSVVVHALVVSSVGALAQVPLKQSAGDMELVLSLGTFAPFLDEGFLLSFLSAIGLFGIWCAMLMAIGITRIQPTRSWGGAFSIVMVLYGVFALGAAGIASMVS; from the coding sequence ATGTCCGATTCATCGTCCCCGTCCCTGCCCTCGCTGCCCGGAAGAATTGTCGCGGTATTCGTCTCCCCGGGCAGGCTGTTCGCGCAACTGCGCGACAAGCCGGTGTGGGGGGCCACCATGGTCCTCCTGGTGGTGCTGAACGTCATCATGATGTTTCTCCTCCCCGCGGAACTCTTCGAGGCGCAGATCCGGCAGAGCGTTGCGGATGCCGGCATGGGGGAGGACGAGATCGCCGTGGCGGTCACCGTCGGCCGCTACGCGGGCATTGCGATGGCTGGCGTGATGGGGGCCGTGGGCAGCTTCGTCGTCGGAACGGTCCTGTTCTTCGTCTTCGCCACGATGCTCGGCGACAAGGGGCGCTTCCGCCAGTATCTTTCCGTCGTCGTGCATGCCCTGGTGGTCTCGTCGGTCGGCGCGCTGGCCCAGGTTCCCCTGAAGCAGAGCGCGGGCGACATGGAGCTCGTCCTCAGCCTGGGGACCTTCGCTCCATTCCTGGACGAGGGGTTCCTCCTGAGCTTCCTCAGCGCCATCGGACTCTTCGGCATCTGGTGTGCGATGCTGATGGCGATCGGGATCACGCGCATCCAGCCCACCCGCAGCTGGGGCGGCGCGTTCTCGATCGTGATGGTGCTCTACGGCGTCTTCGCGCTGGGGGCAGCGGGTATCGCTTCGATGGTGTCGTGA